The Streptomyces sp. NBC_00569 genomic sequence TGGCCGAGCGGCTGGCCCGGCTGCTGCTGACCCTGCGCCGGGTAACCGGCGGGGGCGGCGGCCTGCGCGAGCAGCGCCTCCGCCTGCTCCTTGGCGAGCTGGTGCTCGATCCCGCAGAACGTGCACTGCGAGCGGTACTTGGTGGAGATGGGGAACAGCGGCACGAAGAACAGCGTGAACTTCGTGACGTACTTGCGCAGCGCGTGCGCCGCGGGATTGCCGCAGTTGCCACAGACGAACGTGAGCATCGCGAGCTGGTACAGATATCCCCGAGTACCGAAAATGATCATTGGTGGCCCCTCCCGACCGGCGGCCCGCCGGCACATGAGCGGCGGTATTTCGCCATCGTAGAGGCAGCACACCGAGGCCGGTCGGGCGCAGTGGCCCTCAGGAGGGGATGAGATCCAGGGCCGCCGCCATCACCTCCACCTGGTCCTCGACGGATACCTCCGCCGGATTGAGGTCGCCCCACTGGATCTCGTCCGCGCCCAGCTCCACGCACCGCTTCCGTTGCTCAGGTGCGCCGTCGACAAGTGTGGCCACCGGATCGGGAGTGTCCTGGGAGGCCGCGAGGATCGGCAGGCAGCAGCAGCCGCTCGGACAGGGACACGCTGTCGAAGCCGAGACGCTCGGTGGCGCGCGCCGCGTCGGCGACGGCCTCGGGCCCTGCGTACGGTCCGAAGCTCGGCAGACCGACGCCGATACGGGGGTGTTCATCGGGAGCTCTGTTCTGTCGGGGGTGCTGCTCCGTGTATGACCGTGAGCGGCGCCGGAACTCATCTCTTGAACGCGGGAGCGGCCGGACGCGGGACGATCTCGTCCGATTGCATGTTTCGGCGCGGACAATGGATCGCTGGACTCGTTCTTGACAGGAGAGTTTGCCGCAATGAGCATCGTTGTGCTTTCACCAGCCGGTGGAGGTCATCCGAACGATGGAGGGGGTTTACGAATGTCCGCGATCGTTTCCACGCTCAAGCACACCAAGTACGTCATGGGTTCGCTGGCGGCGGTGCTCTTCACCAACTGCCCCAGCTGACGCGACGACGGGGCGGGCGGCCACGGCCGTCCGCCCCGTCTCTCTGCCCCGTCTCAGGGGGTCACGGTTCACGGTGCGCGAGGTGTCGCAGGCGGGGGAGGAACCATGTTCGACACGGGGATCCGGCAGTTCCGAATGGCGCTCGCGATGGTGCTCGGCCGCCCCATCGACGTACGGTCCGCCGAGCGGCTGGTGGAGGACGCCCTGGCGACGATCGCCGAGTTCGGCGCGCCGGGAGAGGATGTCGAGCAACTCCTGCGGGGCGCGGCCGCCGACCCGCAACTGCGCGCCGACCTGACGGACAAGGCCCTGCGCCGCACCGCCAGGCGCCTGGCCGACAAGTCACCTTTCTACGCAGAGCACTTCGAGGCCGCGGGCGTCGACCCCGCCACGCTGACCATCGGCACCATGGGCCGCGTCCCCGTCACCACGAAGACGGACCTCGTCAAGCGGTCCCGTGACTTCCTGTGCGGTGAGCCGTTCCTCGCCTCGCGCACCACCGGCACGACGGGCCGCCCCGCCGAGGTCTGGTACTCCCGTTACGAGGAGCGGCTGTGGCCCGCTCTGGTGGCTCTCTCGCAGGTCCTGCGCGGCAACGTACGCACCACGGACCTCGTCCAGTTCAACATCAGCTCCCGCGCCACTGGCACCGCGTACGCGGAGATGCAGGTGGCCCGCATGGCCGGGGCCGCGATCCGCATGGTCGGCCTGGTGCCCCCTGCCGAGACCCTCGACCTCACCGTCGGCACCGACGCCCCCGCTCCGACCCTGATGGTCACCTACCCGAGCTACCTGGGCCAGTTGGTCATCCTCGCGCGTGAACGGGGCCTCGGGCCCGCCGACTTCCGGCTGCGGCGCATCAACGTGGGAAGCGAAGTCCTGTCGCCCGCCCTTGCCTCGGCCGCCGAGGAGACCTTCGGCGCCCCGGTGCACGACGGCTACGGCATGACCGAGGTGACTCCGGTCGCCGGCGCGATCTGCGCGCAGCGGCATCTGCACATCGACGCCGGGATCGGTCTGGTCGAGGTGTGTGACCTGGAGACCGGGGAACCGGCCGGGCCCGGCGCGCTCGGCACCATCGTCGCCACCCCGTTCTACCCCTACCGGGAGTGCATGCCGCTCTTCCGCTACGACACCCGCGATCTCGTGCGGCGCCTGCCCGACGCGCCCCTCACCTGCGAGATGGCGAACGTCCCGGCCACCTCGCACATCCTCGGCAAGGCCGACCATGTGCTGAGCACCCGCTCCGGGGCCGTGATGCCGCGCGACCTCATCGAGGTCCTCGACGCGCTGCCGGGCGCGCGGTGGCCCATGCGCTACCGGACCGACGTCACCGACGGCCGGCTACGGATCGAACTCGCCGCCGCGTGCGCCGCGGACAACGGTCCGGCCGACATCGCCGGCC encodes the following:
- a CDS encoding zinc-ribbon domain-containing protein; translation: MIIFGTRGYLYQLAMLTFVCGNCGNPAAHALRKYVTKFTLFFVPLFPISTKYRSQCTFCGIEHQLAKEQAEALLAQAAAPAGYPAQGQQQPGQPLGQNPYQQ
- a CDS encoding phenylacetate--CoA ligase family protein, producing the protein MFDTGIRQFRMALAMVLGRPIDVRSAERLVEDALATIAEFGAPGEDVEQLLRGAAADPQLRADLTDKALRRTARRLADKSPFYAEHFEAAGVDPATLTIGTMGRVPVTTKTDLVKRSRDFLCGEPFLASRTTGTTGRPAEVWYSRYEERLWPALVALSQVLRGNVRTTDLVQFNISSRATGTAYAEMQVARMAGAAIRMVGLVPPAETLDLTVGTDAPAPTLMVTYPSYLGQLVILARERGLGPADFRLRRINVGSEVLSPALASAAEETFGAPVHDGYGMTEVTPVAGAICAQRHLHIDAGIGLVEVCDLETGEPAGPGALGTIVATPFYPYRECMPLFRYDTRDLVRRLPDAPLTCEMANVPATSHILGKADHVLSTRSGAVMPRDLIEVLDALPGARWPMRYRTDVTDGRLRIELAAACAADNGPADIAGRLAAAGIDATVALTDAGGHQLRRYRCDLVEHSFAGRAS